One part of the Rutidosis leptorrhynchoides isolate AG116_Rl617_1_P2 chromosome 1, CSIRO_AGI_Rlap_v1, whole genome shotgun sequence genome encodes these proteins:
- the LOC139872296 gene encoding uncharacterized protein, whose translation MMLDDIISGDTLLKVSLFILVQGLVYLILSSSSNIFSKTAPSLRATSFRTVRSVSIRRIMAALSDLPAGGETSPSIKDPSSLKRQDSVPTHDHSS comes from the coding sequence ATGATGCTTGACGATATAATCTCCGGCGACACTCTTTTAAAAGTGTCCTTGTTCATCCTTGTTCAAGGTCTTGTATATCTTATTCTATCAAGTTCTTCCAATATCTTCTCTAAGACTGCCCCAAGTCTTCGTGCAACAAGTTTTAGAACGGTTCGATCAGTTAGTATTCGAAGGATAATGGCCGCACTATCCGACTTGCCAGCTGGCGGTGAGACTTCTCCTTCAATCAAAGACCCGAGCTCTTTGAAACGACAAGACTCGGTTCCTACCCATGATCACTCTTCGTAG